One genomic window of Monodelphis domestica isolate mMonDom1 chromosome 1, mMonDom1.pri, whole genome shotgun sequence includes the following:
- the MSANTD5 gene encoding putative uncharacterized protein MSANTD5, with protein sequence MAKQLEKMNCSVLEDHDNRPATAEPAPQPPATRRKERPNLSAPQEDTWSPESIRILLDVWASSDIQSMRIAGKKLRNICKGIANRLQMQGVQCSWVQCRNMMLSLEDMYWSIQEANQNKQGDPIIHPFHEGLEKVLPFIYACPEGHKDEPKVYEPSGKIEENGFSSFTLLRQGT encoded by the exons ATGGCCAAGCAGCTGGAGAAAATGAATTGTTCCGTCTTGGAGGATCATGACAACAGACCAGCAACTGCAGAACCAGCCCCCCAACCTCCAG CCACTAGAAGAAAGGAGAGGCCTAACCTTTCTGCACCTCAAGAGGACACCTGGAGTCCAGAGTCCATTCGTATCCTTCTGGATGTGTGGGCATCCTCTGACATCCAGAGTATGAGGATAGCTGGGAAGAAACTGCGAAACATCTGCAAGGGGATAGCCAATCGTTTACAAATGCAGGGTGTGCAGTGTAGCTGGGTGCAGTGTCGGAACATGATGCTATCCTTGGAAGATATGTACTGGAGTATCCAGGAGGCCAACCAGAACAAGCAGGGGGACCCCATCATTCACCCATTTCATGAAGGTTTGGAAAAAGTTCTGCCCTTCATATATGCCTGTCCTGAAGGCCATAAGGATGAGCCCAAAGTTTATGAACCTTCAGGTAAGATTGAGGAAAATGGATTTAGCAGCTTCACTCTGCTCAGGCAGGGAACTTAG